The Urbifossiella limnaea genome has a window encoding:
- a CDS encoding bifunctional serine/threonine-protein kinase/formylglycine-generating enzyme family protein: MDETGDFPHETPAPELRAAAVGWSGADLADVLPRDQARRWRAGERVPVEEYLAVVPALAGQADVILDLIVNEVLLRGEVGDRPGVEEYQRRFPLHWLALRPLIALDPAPVANDRAASAPAEPPPPARIGRYPVVAVISRGGFGVVYRGRDEALAREVAIKVPHPHRGTSAEDARAFLAEAQVLAQLHHPGIVPVFDFGQTDDGRCYLVSKLVPGGSLADRLAAGRPAPVEAAGLVAAAAEALHHAHRTGLVHRDVKPGNILLEADGRPVVADFGLALREEDYGRGPKTAGTPAYMSPEQARGEGHLVDARTDVYGLGVVLYELLTGRRPFRAAGLSEMLELVARGDPRPPRQVDDAVPRELDRVCVKAMARRASDRYSTALDLAEDLRQWLAADRPAAAAPPPTVSTADGAARPAEPASSRLADPVVPRGLRSFEPEDADFFLDLLPGPRGRGGVPESVRFWKAQLEDTDEGRACRVSLVYGPSGCGKSSLVKAGLLPRLAGHVAAVYVEATADDTEARLLTGLRRRCPGLPAGITPADALARLRRGRDLPPGGKVVLVFDQFEQWLHAHPGEAGAALTEALRQCDGVHVQALLLVRDDFWMGISRFMRELEVPLVEGRNCAPVDLFDPRHARKVLAALGRAYGALPLGDLPAAQARFLELAVEGLAEGGKVVPVRLALFAEMVKGKEWTPATWKAVGGAGGVGVAFLEEAFGATAPPHHRAHQRAARAVLAELLPAGGSDIKGPMRSRAELLAASGYAGRPAEFDELLRILDGGLRLVTATDHDPGAAAPAGAEPGERRYYQLTHDYLVPALREWLTRKRRETRRGRAELRLEEMAAAYAARPERRNLPGWWEWAYLRVVTRKRQWGKPQRVMMRRAARAHAVRAAVVLAASALLGLAGWEYHVRSRAADLRDRLLTAVTADVPAVVAEMAPYRRRLDPLLRQAEVEAREAGESRKELHAALALLPSEPDRADDLFAKLLRARPDEFAAIRQSLAPHADQLTARLWAELASDRDPERRFRAAAALAAYAPDDPRWVAAAPFVAARLTGESGLAVTDWAAAVRPAGRHLLAPLAAALQDEKAGPARRRTAIELFRAFGTTADIASLEAGLGDGPPADADAARRRANLAGALVVLGRPDRVWPLLSRADDNTLRGYLIERLAPGGAAAGVIESRLREEQDVYVRRALIQALGGFEAGSQSAERLLLDLYATDPDPGVHSSAEWALRQWKRPPPAPAAPRGRWLLTPEGQTLAVIEPGRLRLQVQVGKKEERQELVVDHAFAIGTKEVTVAEFQAFQAANPGYVFNGPAGPDTKRPVGGVSWYTAAAYCNWLSKGENIPPSDWCYQPNADGEYGPGMAVARDYLRRRGYRLPTVAEWRFAAAAGAATPWPCGDQGLVPGYAWFLPTSEPNGVARAWPVGSLKPNDAGLFDTLGNVAEWCQDETVPAKGPEPVGEFVPVRRALSRAVIGGYYNQRPTSPAATGFLPDRADPFFGFRPIRTVP, encoded by the coding sequence ATGGACGAGACCGGTGACTTCCCCCACGAGACGCCCGCGCCGGAACTGCGCGCGGCCGCCGTCGGGTGGTCCGGGGCCGACCTCGCCGACGTACTCCCCCGGGATCAGGCCCGGCGGTGGCGAGCGGGCGAGCGCGTTCCGGTGGAGGAATACCTCGCCGTGGTGCCGGCGCTCGCCGGGCAAGCGGACGTCATCCTCGACCTGATCGTGAATGAGGTTCTGCTCCGCGGGGAGGTCGGCGACCGCCCCGGGGTCGAGGAGTACCAGCGCCGCTTCCCGCTGCACTGGCTCGCCCTCCGGCCGCTGATCGCTCTCGACCCCGCCCCGGTCGCAAACGACCGCGCCGCCTCGGCCCCGGCCGAGCCGCCTCCGCCCGCCCGGATCGGCCGGTACCCGGTCGTCGCCGTCATCAGCCGGGGCGGGTTCGGGGTCGTCTACCGGGGGCGGGATGAGGCCCTCGCCCGCGAGGTGGCGATCAAGGTTCCCCACCCCCACCGCGGGACGTCCGCGGAGGACGCCCGCGCGTTCCTCGCCGAGGCCCAGGTCCTCGCCCAGCTCCACCACCCCGGGATCGTCCCGGTGTTCGACTTCGGCCAGACCGACGACGGCCGGTGTTACCTCGTGTCGAAGCTCGTCCCCGGCGGGTCGCTGGCCGACCGGCTCGCGGCGGGCCGCCCCGCGCCAGTCGAGGCGGCCGGGCTGGTGGCGGCCGCCGCCGAGGCCCTCCACCACGCCCACCGGACCGGCCTGGTCCACCGCGACGTCAAGCCCGGCAACATCCTCCTGGAGGCCGACGGCCGCCCGGTCGTCGCCGACTTCGGGCTGGCGCTGCGGGAGGAGGACTACGGCCGGGGGCCGAAGACCGCCGGGACGCCGGCGTACATGAGCCCCGAGCAGGCCCGCGGCGAGGGGCACCTGGTGGACGCCCGGACCGACGTGTACGGCCTCGGCGTCGTGCTGTACGAGTTGCTCACCGGCCGCCGGCCGTTTCGCGCCGCCGGCCTGTCGGAGATGCTCGAACTCGTCGCCCGGGGCGACCCGCGGCCGCCGCGGCAGGTGGACGACGCCGTCCCCCGGGAGCTGGACCGGGTCTGCGTGAAGGCGATGGCCCGGCGGGCGTCGGACCGGTACAGCACGGCCCTCGACCTGGCCGAGGACCTGCGCCAGTGGCTGGCCGCCGACCGGCCCGCCGCCGCGGCCCCGCCGCCCACGGTCTCGACCGCCGACGGGGCGGCCCGGCCCGCGGAGCCGGCGAGCTCCCGGCTGGCCGACCCGGTCGTCCCCCGCGGCCTGCGGTCGTTCGAGCCGGAGGACGCCGACTTCTTCCTCGACCTCCTCCCCGGGCCGCGGGGCCGCGGCGGGGTCCCCGAGAGCGTCCGGTTCTGGAAGGCGCAGCTGGAGGACACCGACGAGGGCCGGGCCTGCCGCGTCAGCCTGGTCTATGGCCCGAGCGGGTGCGGCAAGTCGTCGCTGGTGAAGGCCGGCCTCCTCCCGCGGCTGGCCGGGCACGTCGCCGCGGTGTACGTCGAGGCGACGGCCGACGACACCGAGGCCCGGCTGCTGACCGGCCTCCGCCGCCGCTGCCCGGGGCTGCCGGCGGGGATCACCCCGGCCGACGCGCTGGCCCGCCTCCGCCGCGGCCGCGACCTCCCGCCGGGAGGGAAGGTGGTCCTCGTGTTCGACCAATTCGAGCAGTGGCTCCACGCCCACCCGGGGGAGGCCGGCGCGGCCCTGACGGAGGCCCTGCGGCAGTGCGACGGGGTGCACGTCCAGGCGCTTCTGCTGGTGCGGGACGACTTCTGGATGGGGATCAGCCGGTTCATGCGCGAGCTGGAGGTCCCGCTGGTCGAGGGCCGCAACTGCGCCCCGGTGGACCTGTTCGACCCCCGGCACGCGCGGAAGGTGCTGGCCGCCCTCGGCCGGGCCTACGGGGCGCTCCCCCTCGGCGACCTCCCGGCCGCCCAGGCGCGGTTCCTCGAGCTGGCGGTCGAGGGGCTGGCGGAGGGGGGCAAGGTGGTGCCGGTGCGGCTGGCCCTGTTCGCCGAAATGGTGAAGGGGAAGGAGTGGACGCCGGCGACGTGGAAGGCGGTCGGCGGGGCCGGGGGCGTGGGCGTGGCGTTCCTGGAGGAGGCGTTCGGGGCGACCGCGCCGCCGCACCACCGGGCCCACCAGCGGGCGGCGCGGGCCGTCCTGGCCGAGCTGCTCCCGGCCGGCGGGTCCGACATCAAGGGGCCGATGCGGTCCCGCGCCGAGCTCCTGGCGGCGTCGGGGTACGCCGGCCGGCCGGCCGAGTTCGACGAACTCCTCCGCATCCTCGACGGCGGGCTGCGGCTGGTGACGGCGACCGACCACGACCCGGGCGCGGCGGCCCCCGCCGGGGCGGAGCCGGGGGAGCGGCGGTACTACCAGCTGACCCACGACTACCTCGTCCCGGCGCTGCGGGAGTGGCTGACCCGCAAGCGGCGGGAGACGCGGCGGGGGCGGGCCGAGCTCCGGCTGGAGGAGATGGCCGCGGCCTACGCCGCCCGCCCCGAGCGGCGGAACCTGCCGGGGTGGTGGGAGTGGGCGTACCTGCGGGTGGTCACCCGCAAGCGGCAGTGGGGGAAGCCGCAGCGGGTGATGATGCGGCGGGCGGCCCGCGCCCACGCCGTCCGGGCCGCCGTGGTCCTCGCCGCGTCCGCCCTACTGGGGCTGGCCGGCTGGGAGTATCACGTCCGGTCGCGGGCCGCCGACCTCCGCGACCGCCTCCTGACCGCCGTGACGGCGGACGTGCCGGCCGTCGTCGCCGAGATGGCCCCGTACCGCCGCCGCCTCGACCCGCTGTTACGGCAGGCCGAGGTCGAGGCGCGGGAGGCGGGCGAATCCCGCAAGGAGCTGCACGCGGCGCTCGCCCTTCTGCCGTCGGAGCCGGACCGGGCGGACGACCTCTTCGCCAAGCTGCTCCGCGCCCGGCCCGACGAGTTCGCCGCCATCCGGCAGTCGCTCGCGCCCCACGCGGACCAGTTGACGGCCCGGCTCTGGGCCGAGTTGGCGTCCGACCGCGACCCGGAGCGGCGGTTCCGCGCCGCCGCGGCGCTGGCCGCGTACGCGCCGGACGACCCGCGGTGGGTGGCCGCGGCCCCGTTCGTCGCCGCACGGCTGACGGGCGAGTCGGGGCTCGCGGTGACCGACTGGGCGGCGGCGGTGCGCCCCGCCGGCCGCCACCTCCTCGCGCCGCTGGCCGCCGCGCTCCAGGACGAGAAGGCCGGCCCCGCCCGCCGGCGGACCGCGATCGAGTTGTTCCGCGCGTTCGGCACCACCGCCGACATCGCCAGCCTGGAAGCCGGGCTGGGCGACGGTCCGCCGGCGGACGCGGACGCGGCCCGTCGGCGGGCGAACCTCGCGGGGGCGCTGGTGGTTCTCGGCCGCCCCGACCGGGTGTGGCCGCTCCTCAGCCGGGCCGACGACAACACCCTCCGCGGCTACCTGATCGAGCGCCTCGCCCCCGGCGGGGCCGCCGCCGGGGTGATCGAGTCGCGGCTGCGGGAGGAGCAGGACGTGTACGTCCGCCGGGCGCTGATCCAGGCGCTGGGCGGGTTCGAGGCGGGGTCGCAGTCGGCGGAGCGGCTGCTGCTCGACCTGTACGCGACCGACCCCGACCCGGGCGTCCACTCGTCGGCCGAGTGGGCTCTGCGGCAGTGGAAGCGGCCCCCGCCCGCGCCGGCCGCGCCGCGGGGCCGGTGGCTGCTCACCCCGGAGGGCCAGACGCTGGCGGTGATCGAGCCGGGCCGGTTGCGACTACAGGTTCAAGTGGGCAAGAAGGAGGAGCGGCAGGAACTTGTGGTCGATCACGCCTTCGCGATTGGAACGAAGGAGGTCACGGTCGCCGAGTTCCAGGCGTTTCAGGCCGCCAACCCGGGGTACGTGTTCAACGGACCGGCAGGACCGGACACGAAGCGCCCGGTAGGCGGGGTGTCGTGGTATACCGCCGCCGCGTACTGCAACTGGCTCAGCAAAGGGGAGAACATCCCCCCGTCCGACTGGTGTTATCAGCCGAACGCGGACGGGGAGTACGGCCCCGGCATGGCGGTGGCCCGCGACTACCTCCGGCGGCGGGGTTACCGGCTGCCGACGGTGGCCGAATGGCGTTTCGCCGCGGCCGCCGGGGCGGCGACGCCCTGGCCGTGCGGCGACCAGGGCCTCGTCCCCGGGTACGCTTGGTTCCTCCCCACCTCGGAGCCCAACGGCGTCGCCCGGGCCTGGCCCGTCGGATCGCTCAAGCCAAACGACGCGGGGCTGTTCGACACTCTTGGAAACGTGGCCGAGTGGTGCCAGGACGAAACTGTGCCGGCGAAGGGCCCGGAGCCGGTTGGCGAGTTCGTACCGGTACGCCGGGCGCTCTCCCGCGCGGTGATTGGGGGCTACTACAACCAGAGGCCAACGTCCCCGGCCGCAACCGGCTTCTTACCGGACCGAGCCGACCCTTTTTTCGGCTTTCGCCCCATCCGGACCGTCCCCTGA
- a CDS encoding LLM class flavin-dependent oxidoreductase, with protein MRFGYWMPVFGGWLRNVDDERMDASWAYSKRLAQRSEQIGFDLSLVAELNLNDIKGEAAPSLDAWSTAAALTAVTDRLEYMVAVRPTFHNPALLAKQAANIDHIGGGGRLSLNVVSSWWKDEAIQYGVGFEQHDDRYARTAEWLTVVDNLWKHDGYSFEGKYYRVKDTILQPKPASKPRPVIYAGGESETAKELIARTCDAYVMHGDPPERVKAKIDDMAARRDRLGLPPMQYGVAGYSIVRETEAEAQTELARITDVKQSAAGYHNYQQWLAGTQLEQRVSLEDYSVSNRGLRAGLVGTPSQVADRVAAFEAAGVNLLLLQCSPQLEEMERFADRVIRAVR; from the coding sequence ATGCGCTTCGGGTACTGGATGCCGGTGTTCGGCGGGTGGCTGCGGAACGTCGACGACGAGCGGATGGACGCCTCGTGGGCGTACAGCAAGCGGCTCGCGCAGCGGTCCGAGCAGATCGGCTTCGACCTGTCGCTGGTCGCCGAGCTGAACCTCAACGACATCAAGGGCGAGGCCGCCCCGTCGCTCGACGCCTGGAGCACCGCCGCGGCGCTCACCGCCGTCACCGACCGGCTCGAATACATGGTCGCGGTGCGGCCCACGTTCCACAACCCGGCGCTGCTCGCCAAGCAGGCCGCGAACATCGACCACATCGGCGGCGGCGGCCGGCTGTCGCTCAACGTCGTCAGCAGCTGGTGGAAGGACGAGGCGATCCAGTACGGCGTCGGCTTCGAGCAGCACGACGACCGCTACGCCCGCACCGCCGAGTGGCTCACCGTCGTGGACAACCTGTGGAAGCACGACGGCTACAGCTTCGAGGGCAAATATTACCGCGTGAAGGACACCATCCTTCAGCCGAAGCCGGCGAGCAAGCCGCGGCCGGTGATTTATGCCGGCGGCGAGAGCGAGACGGCGAAGGAGCTCATCGCCCGCACCTGCGACGCCTACGTGATGCACGGCGACCCGCCGGAGCGCGTGAAGGCGAAGATCGACGACATGGCCGCCCGCCGCGACCGGCTCGGGCTGCCGCCGATGCAGTACGGCGTCGCCGGGTACAGCATCGTGCGGGAGACGGAAGCCGAGGCGCAGACGGAACTGGCCCGCATCACCGACGTGAAGCAGAGCGCCGCCGGGTACCACAACTACCAGCAGTGGCTGGCCGGCACGCAGCTCGAACAGCGGGTGTCGCTGGAGGATTATTCGGTGAGCAACCGCGGCCTCCGCGCCGGGCTGGTCGGCACGCCGTCCCAGGTGGCCGACCGAGTGGCGGCGTTCGAGGCGGCGGGCGTGAACCTGCTGCTGTTGCAGTGCAGCCCGCAGCTCGAAGAGATGGAGCGCTTCGCGGACCGGGTGATCCGCGCGGTCCGCTGA
- a CDS encoding cbb3-type cytochrome c oxidase subunit II: MDRGTVIFVGAMLTFASSWVGLVYLPYQQLNGQQPFTAPGEDAYPRPYSDKAAAGAGVYAANGCIYCHSQQVRSEKFGNWWENGEEKTGADIRRGWGSRRNVSRDYLNDRPPFLGTMRTGPDVANVGSRYSAAWQHQHLFNARSFNSWSTMPSFAFLYRKEKVEGTRAPNALRLGREWTVNPGYRWRPTDAEWDTILAAQPNLSVGFETTTPEGKSRLLGLWLTSEEEGHQVVPTADAENLVAYLLELRKAETPLPEAKE, from the coding sequence ATGGACCGCGGGACGGTGATCTTCGTCGGCGCCATGCTCACGTTCGCGTCGAGCTGGGTCGGGCTCGTGTACCTGCCGTACCAGCAGCTCAACGGCCAGCAGCCGTTCACGGCGCCCGGCGAGGACGCCTACCCGCGGCCGTACAGCGACAAGGCCGCCGCCGGGGCCGGCGTGTACGCCGCCAACGGGTGCATTTACTGCCACAGCCAGCAGGTGCGGAGCGAGAAGTTCGGCAACTGGTGGGAGAACGGCGAGGAGAAGACCGGCGCCGACATCCGCCGCGGGTGGGGCTCGCGCCGCAACGTGTCCCGCGACTACCTGAACGACCGGCCGCCGTTCCTCGGCACCATGCGCACCGGCCCCGACGTGGCGAACGTCGGCAGCCGCTACTCCGCGGCGTGGCAGCACCAGCACCTGTTCAACGCCCGGTCGTTCAACTCGTGGAGCACGATGCCGTCGTTCGCCTTCCTCTACCGCAAGGAGAAGGTCGAGGGCACCCGCGCCCCGAACGCGCTGCGGCTCGGCCGCGAGTGGACGGTCAACCCCGGCTACCGCTGGCGGCCGACCGACGCCGAGTGGGACACCATCCTCGCCGCGCAGCCGAACCTGTCCGTCGGCTTCGAGACGACTACGCCCGAGGGGAAGTCGCGGCTGTTGGGCCTGTGGCTGACCAGCGAGGAGGAGGGCCACCAGGTCGTGCCGACGGCCGACGCCGAGAACCTGGTGGCGTACCTGCTGGAGCTGCGGAAGGCCGAGACGCCGCTGCCGGAGGCCAAGGAATGA
- a CDS encoding c-type cytochrome yields the protein MNPTPPAEPTPEVPVDSVQALHAPVMQAMNDPVMLSPGADPVDDQPGAGGQDSVQSMHGILMREHAEPRDGFEPVPFWVMVVFAALLMWGGYYAGSESADFRRDVYDTDERKFSGLPGDPGNPPADPQPKTVAELVAIGRARYALTCAACHKAEGEGDPALKAPPLKGSAWVVGAEASPARLARLALYGHAPGATPAAKDYEVAAVLTFVRNSFGHKADADDANPTIPVAAVAAARAKEKTRGPYTLAELKTIPPDYKDAVAEKK from the coding sequence ATGAACCCCACACCCCCAGCCGAGCCGACGCCCGAGGTGCCGGTCGACTCCGTGCAGGCGCTGCACGCGCCGGTGATGCAGGCGATGAACGACCCGGTGATGCTGTCGCCCGGGGCCGACCCGGTGGACGACCAGCCCGGGGCCGGCGGCCAGGACAGCGTGCAGTCGATGCACGGTATTCTGATGCGCGAGCACGCCGAGCCGCGCGACGGGTTCGAGCCGGTGCCGTTCTGGGTCATGGTCGTGTTCGCCGCGCTGCTGATGTGGGGCGGGTACTACGCCGGCAGCGAGTCGGCCGACTTCCGCCGCGACGTGTACGACACCGACGAGCGGAAGTTCTCCGGCCTGCCGGGCGACCCCGGCAACCCGCCGGCCGACCCGCAGCCGAAGACGGTGGCCGAGCTGGTGGCGATCGGCCGGGCGCGCTACGCGCTGACGTGCGCCGCGTGCCACAAGGCCGAGGGCGAGGGCGACCCGGCGTTGAAGGCGCCGCCGCTGAAGGGGTCGGCGTGGGTGGTCGGCGCGGAGGCGAGCCCGGCCCGGCTGGCGCGGCTGGCGCTGTACGGGCACGCGCCGGGGGCGACGCCGGCGGCGAAGGATTACGAGGTGGCCGCGGTGCTGACGTTCGTGCGGAACTCGTTCGGCCACAAGGCCGACGCCGACGACGCGAACCCGACGATCCCGGTAGCGGCGGTGGCGGCGGCGCGGGCGAAGGAGAAGACGCGCGGCCCGTACACGCTGGCCGAGCTGAAGACGATCCCGCCCGACTACAAGGACGCGGTCGCGGAGAAGAAGTAG
- a CDS encoding AI-2E family transporter — protein MPADTPAPADPTRPRVAALALLTLAGVAVCVLIAVPFLPALAWAVALAVMAYPLHRRLEAVIPYPGVAAGVTTTLVVAAVLVPVALVGGQLARETASAVTRAEVAVNSGRLDEMAETVPSGPWALDWVRNHVDVNDEARKLVGRLAGDAALFAQGTLGAALQGLVCVFVLYYALRDHRRLLAAVRDTLPMTRTESDYLFTRVDDTIHATVYATVVAALAQAVTGGLVFWWAGLPNVVVWATVMFVLGVLPVVGAVLVWLPAGVLLLMTDRVGPAAAVLGWGVLWSGPVGNWLYAYLAGGRMRLHAVPVLVAYVGGLAVFGVSGMVLGPVAVAVTLGLIDVWHRRLHPEERGELSPAAAPVPTARLATA, from the coding sequence ATGCCCGCCGACACGCCCGCCCCCGCCGACCCGACCCGCCCGCGCGTCGCCGCCCTGGCGCTGCTCACGCTCGCCGGCGTCGCCGTGTGCGTCCTCATCGCCGTCCCGTTCCTGCCGGCGCTGGCGTGGGCCGTGGCGCTCGCCGTCATGGCGTACCCGCTGCACCGCCGGCTCGAAGCCGTCATCCCGTACCCGGGCGTCGCGGCGGGCGTCACCACCACGCTCGTCGTGGCCGCGGTCCTGGTGCCGGTCGCGCTCGTCGGCGGGCAGCTGGCGAGGGAGACGGCGTCGGCGGTGACGCGGGCCGAGGTGGCGGTCAACTCCGGGCGGCTCGACGAGATGGCGGAAACGGTGCCGAGCGGGCCGTGGGCGCTGGACTGGGTGCGGAACCATGTGGACGTCAACGACGAGGCGCGGAAGCTCGTGGGCCGGCTCGCCGGGGACGCGGCGCTGTTCGCGCAGGGCACGCTCGGGGCGGCCCTGCAAGGGCTGGTGTGCGTCTTCGTGCTGTACTACGCCCTCCGCGACCACCGCCGGCTCCTCGCCGCCGTCCGCGACACCCTGCCGATGACCCGCACCGAGAGTGACTACCTGTTCACCCGGGTGGACGACACGATCCACGCGACCGTGTACGCCACCGTGGTGGCGGCGCTGGCGCAGGCCGTGACCGGCGGGCTCGTGTTCTGGTGGGCCGGGCTGCCGAACGTCGTCGTGTGGGCGACGGTGATGTTCGTCCTCGGCGTGCTGCCGGTGGTGGGCGCGGTGCTGGTGTGGCTGCCGGCCGGCGTGCTGCTGCTGATGACCGACCGCGTCGGCCCCGCGGCGGCGGTGCTGGGCTGGGGGGTGCTGTGGTCGGGGCCGGTGGGGAATTGGCTGTACGCGTACCTGGCCGGCGGCCGGATGCGGCTCCACGCGGTGCCGGTGCTCGTGGCCTACGTCGGCGGGCTGGCCGTGTTCGGCGTCAGCGGCATGGTGCTGGGGCCGGTCGCCGTCGCGGTGACGCTCGGGCTCATCGACGTGTGGCACCGCCGGCTCCACCCGGAGGAGCGGGGGGAGCTGAGCCCCGCTGCGGCGCCCGTGCCGACGGCGCGGCTGGCGACCGCTTAA
- a CDS encoding ATP-grasp domain-containing protein has translation MRPFAIYHEHPDWFRPLFAELDRRGIAYARLDPRAHLYDPADGRPPYSLLFNRMSPSAYLRGGVQGMFFTLGYLAHLERVGLPVVNGLQAFTVETSKARQLTLLTGLGLPYPKARVINHASRAVEAAEGLRFPVVVKANVGGSGAGIVRYDTPLSLAAAAADGRLDFGVDHTALVQEFVPARGGHITRVETLGGKFLYAIKVYTTGESFNLCPADICQRADGVELVRGACPVDAPRTGMKVEGYTPPAEVIAACEKIMQAAGIDVGGIEYMTDDRDGGIVYYDVNALSNFVADAPNVVGIDPFARLVDYLERRAG, from the coding sequence GTGCGACCGTTCGCCATCTACCACGAGCACCCGGACTGGTTCCGCCCGCTGTTCGCCGAGCTCGACCGCCGCGGCATCGCGTACGCCCGCCTCGACCCGCGGGCGCACCTGTACGACCCCGCCGACGGCCGGCCGCCGTACTCGCTGCTGTTCAACCGCATGAGCCCGTCGGCGTACCTCCGCGGCGGCGTGCAGGGGATGTTCTTCACCCTCGGCTACCTCGCCCACCTGGAGCGCGTCGGCCTGCCGGTCGTGAACGGGTTGCAGGCGTTCACCGTCGAAACGTCGAAGGCCCGGCAGCTGACGCTGCTGACGGGGCTCGGCCTGCCGTACCCGAAGGCGCGGGTCATCAACCACGCCAGCCGCGCCGTAGAAGCCGCGGAGGGCTTGCGCTTCCCGGTGGTGGTGAAGGCGAACGTCGGCGGCAGCGGGGCCGGCATCGTGCGCTACGACACCCCGCTGTCACTGGCCGCGGCCGCGGCCGACGGGCGGCTCGACTTCGGGGTGGATCACACGGCGCTGGTGCAGGAGTTCGTGCCGGCCCGCGGCGGCCACATCACGCGGGTGGAGACGCTCGGCGGCAAGTTCCTGTACGCGATCAAGGTGTACACGACGGGCGAGTCGTTCAACCTGTGCCCGGCCGACATCTGCCAGCGCGCCGACGGCGTGGAGCTGGTCCGCGGCGCCTGCCCCGTGGACGCGCCGCGGACGGGGATGAAGGTGGAGGGCTACACGCCGCCGGCCGAGGTGATCGCGGCGTGCGAGAAGATCATGCAGGCCGCGGGCATCGACGTGGGCGGCATCGAGTACATGACCGACGACCGCGACGGCGGCATCGTCTACTACGACGTGAACGCGCTGTCGAACTTCGTGGCCGACGCGCCGAACGTGGTGGGCATCGACCCGTTCGCGCGGCTGGTGGACTACCTCGAACGCCGGGCGGGGTGA
- a CDS encoding cbb3-type cytochrome c oxidase subunit I produces MAVTPPAPTAADRAQAARERAEIDTSCRGPVLYYAASAVFWLLVGTVLAVIASIKLHSPYFLTDSPYLTFGRVRMAHLQAVGVGWSGMSAMAGGCWLMCRLSRATLPYPRLLLVAATLWNVGMVANVVGILLGHGQSVEWLDAPRYTAPFLITSVAIFSAWTAATFVRRREPHVYVTQWYIFAAVFWFPVLYLITVAMIFWVPSTGVVQMVVNWWFGHNYLGLWLTPFGVGSAYYLIPKIIGRPVHSYYLSIVGFWSLALFYSWAGMHHLIGGPIPAWLATASTVGSMMMFIPVIAVAINHHMTMLGSFHMLRYSPALRFTVFGAMTYTAVSFQGSIESLKGFSEVAHFTHYTVAHAHLGAYGFFTMVMFGQLYYMIPRLTGREWCSARLISLHFWCDAIGISIYFVALTFPGWTQGRMMNDPNVPWGNIVEYMKPYLFTRSVSGVLMGVGHVAFAVLLVMNLAGWGRRRGTGPTWFAEPPPADQKQLAGAAAD; encoded by the coding sequence ATGGCCGTGACGCCGCCCGCCCCGACCGCCGCCGACCGCGCCCAGGCCGCCCGCGAGCGCGCCGAGATCGACACGTCGTGCCGCGGGCCGGTGCTGTACTACGCGGCTAGCGCCGTGTTCTGGCTCCTCGTCGGCACGGTCCTCGCCGTCATCGCGTCGATCAAACTGCACAGCCCGTACTTCCTCACCGACTCGCCGTACCTGACGTTCGGCCGGGTGCGGATGGCGCACCTTCAAGCCGTCGGGGTCGGCTGGAGCGGGATGTCGGCGATGGCCGGCGGGTGCTGGCTGATGTGCCGCCTGAGCCGTGCCACGCTGCCGTACCCGAGGCTCCTCCTCGTCGCGGCGACGCTGTGGAATGTCGGCATGGTGGCGAACGTCGTCGGCATCCTGCTCGGGCACGGACAGTCGGTCGAGTGGCTCGACGCCCCGCGGTACACGGCGCCGTTCCTCATCACGTCCGTCGCCATCTTCTCGGCGTGGACCGCGGCCACGTTCGTGCGCCGCCGCGAGCCGCACGTTTACGTCACGCAGTGGTACATCTTCGCGGCCGTGTTCTGGTTCCCGGTGCTGTACCTCATCACGGTGGCGATGATTTTTTGGGTGCCGTCCACGGGCGTGGTGCAGATGGTGGTGAACTGGTGGTTCGGGCACAACTACCTGGGCCTGTGGCTGACGCCGTTCGGCGTGGGGTCGGCGTACTACCTGATCCCCAAGATCATCGGCCGGCCGGTCCACAGCTACTACCTGAGCATCGTGGGGTTCTGGTCGCTGGCGCTGTTCTACTCGTGGGCCGGAATGCACCACCTGATCGGCGGCCCGATCCCGGCCTGGCTGGCGACCGCGAGCACCGTCGGCAGCATGATGATGTTCATCCCCGTCATCGCCGTGGCGATCAACCACCACATGACGATGCTCGGCAGCTTCCACATGCTGCGCTACAGCCCGGCGCTGCGGTTCACGGTGTTCGGCGCGATGACGTACACGGCGGTGAGTTTCCAGGGGAGTATCGAATCGCTGAAGGGCTTCAGCGAGGTGGCGCACTTCACGCACTACACGGTGGCGCACGCCCACCTCGGCGCCTACGGGTTTTTCACGATGGTGATGTTCGGGCAGCTCTACTACATGATCCCGCGCCTGACCGGCCGCGAGTGGTGCAGCGCCCGGCTGATCAGCCTGCACTTCTGGTGCGACGCGATCGGCATCAGCATCTACTTCGTGGCGCTGACGTTCCCCGGCTGGACGCAGGGGCGGATGATGAACGACCCCAACGTGCCGTGGGGGAACATCGTGGAGTACATGAAGCCGTACCTGTTCACGCGGTCGGTGTCGGGCGTGCTGATGGGGGTGGGGCACGTGGCCTTCGCCGTGCTGCTGGTGATGAACCTGGCCGGCTGGGGCCGCCGCCGCGGCACCGGGCCGACGTGGTTCGCCGAGCCGCCCCCGGCCGACCAGAAGCAGCTGGCCGGCGCGGCGGCGGACTGA
- a CDS encoding cbb3-type cytochrome oxidase assembly protein CcoS, giving the protein MSSVDLAVLATVVGSVVLFGGAVVLAMGWAFRAGQFENFDRGSRSIFGADEPVGESTDAFPGESA; this is encoded by the coding sequence GTGAGTTCGGTCGATCTCGCCGTCCTCGCTACCGTCGTCGGGTCGGTCGTCCTGTTCGGCGGGGCGGTCGTGCTGGCGATGGGGTGGGCGTTCCGGGCCGGTCAGTTCGAGAACTTCGACCGCGGGTCGCGGTCGATCTTCGGCGCGGACGAGCCGGTCGGCGAATCGACCGACGCCTTCCCCGGTGAATCCGCCTGA